In Vicia villosa cultivar HV-30 ecotype Madison, WI linkage group LG7, Vvil1.0, whole genome shotgun sequence, the DNA window GGCAATCTCCATTtcgtaaaacttgacggtgttgtcttcattgaaattgggacattggtaaaaaacgcttgcaataggacccattgcaatcttagagtaCAGTCGTTGAATGAAGTACGAAAATGTTGCTCTTTTGCTCAACAACAATGGtacaacctgagtgtttctcatcacaaaaccggctatctcatgagagtaggtctcaccgtttagatgggcatggACAAGATACTGGGTTGATGAAGTCATTTTTGGAGGGGAAAGTGTGCGGGTGTTGTAATCTCAGGTCAGATAGGGTAAAATTGTTGGTGTGAGTTGTAATGTTCAGTATATGTTGGATGTCTTATAAATTGAGGTTCATATGTCCTTGCACAATCTCAATACAtagacacgctgatctatgtcctgtaccccatcacgcgtctgaaatgattcctgataagattcctgtaaCGATTCCCCTAGGCAGagcatgcatgcaaccctatctggcagctagttatgcaataattatttatatatatagctatatatatatatatatatatatatatatatatatatatatatatatatatatatatatatatatatttatatatatatatatatatatatatatatatatatatatatatatatatatatatttatatatatatatatatataaacaaataaataaataaatatatacatatatatatatataaataaatatatatatatatatatatatatatatatatatatatatatatgtaaataaataaatatatatatataaatacataaataaatatatatatatatatatatatatatatatatatatatatatatatataaataaataaaaatatatatagatataaatatatatctttatttttatatatatatatatatatatatatttatatatatatatatatatataattacatatatatatatataattatatataaatatatattaatatatatatatatatatatatatatatataattatatataaatatatattaatatatatatatatatatatatatatatatatatatatatataaatatagatatatatatatatggtggttCTTACAGACCCACTAGTATAGGTCTGCCACTatcttccgaattgattataaaagacaggcacactgatctaggtctgcaacAGGATTCCGTATTGActataaaagacagacacactgatctatgcctgccaccagattccgaattgattaaaaaaggacagtcacactgatctaggtctgttcatatatattttatttaataaacaaataaatttgtaattaataattatttgtattttaataatatattttactaattataattatagttaataattacgtatataaattatcaattatatgTATGTTAATTATTGTACCCGTCCACTAGGTTAAATATTGTCCAGACGAAAACAACTAACACAACGaccacattttttttaattccatgACCATGCGTTGACAACACAAAACCATCGGTAAATCACGATGTTACGTTGCAGATTACAAAAGACGAGAAAAGAACACAGAACAAATAGTACTCTTTGCAACATATAAAACAACCgttaatctaaactactctaGTGTCACTGCAATAACAAGGGgatcttcaacgcctcggttaacttctccactgtgtgtccaaaacattagatccacgtccacatcgtctctcacacgatcccaataatacatgtaggtgccttcagggttattatcggtcaacgtaatgtatggacaccGGTATTCTagctgtttaacttttctggttggCCCATCGAGctgacgaaacccagtgttgatggctctaacaactcTCTGGAAATTCCAGTGAGGGTTGAGGCAaacccgcatgtgactaccttcctcataGAAGACCACCGCCCAAACAGagttcatttttaagtgtttacACTATGACTGAAAGAAGGGTTGGGACTTCAACTCCACACAGACACTGCTATTTATAGCGGGTGGAAGGCAGAGggaaattttattgttaattattaataactttattaaaatatcatttcattgaaatatgttaacaacatttaattgaaaggtacagATATGCTAAGAGCATTTAATTGAACGATATAGAAGTTACTGAAATGATATAGAAATAGTAGCGCCTAGGATataacaacggttaaaacaatgtcttctctgtcctccatcattagagtacattggatgtcgtcttccatagtctcccaccaacgctgcctttcgagaaaaacacctccccttgttcgaagtctcttgatagatcggATTTGTTCGCCTGGAACGAACTCCCCGTCCAGAAACCTGAGGATGTTTCTCTTAAGCTGCTCCATGGTTTGGATATTCCAGAGCATCActtgcatgggaggtttgactgcCGAGAAGATAACGTAGCCGTTCCTTCTACGAACGTCCGGTTGATAATTCAGACGCCTAACAGGAGGTGGAGGCTCAGAAGTCCGGTGCGAAccatctggccttattcgagttCTCATATTTCAGTGTGGGTACTAGTGCGcccgaaaccctaatttataaagGCATAGACGTCTTGCCGTTGCCTCATTTTCTCATTAGGGTTCCTTCTGGGAAGACCAAGAACGTAACAGTACCAAAACCCTAACTCATAAacggaaaccctaattttgaaaaaaaaaaaaaaatgctcCTTCTAATGCGCCATTTGAATTGGCGCATTAGTGTGTTTTATTTACAGGAAgtcgccaaatggaatggcgccttagaagaaaattttaaaaaaaatgccaaTTGATTTGGCGCATGCCTTGTTGGTGTGGACCACCACCtggccccacatggtccccacaTGCATGTGCTGAAACGAATCCAGGAGTTACTGTAAACCAGCATGGAGTTACTGTTAACAAGCATGCGACTGTAAAAATTTCTGCTAAGATTCCTGATCAGATTCCTGCCAGGATTCCTCCTACTCCTGCATGCATGCTACCCGAGCTGTCACATAGACCTGAGCTGCATGCATCTAACCAAGCCTTGTCACCGATACTTTGACTGCATGCATGCCAACACATCCTGCAGAAGCAACACCAAACAATTATGGCTGTGTTGACATGTCAAGCATGCATGATGTTACCGTTTTTCCCTCATCAATATATAAAGCACTTGGAATTCTGCAGATACATCACCATTGTAACTCATCTACTCTTAGAACAATCCTTTTGCAATCAGCTTACAAATTTTCAgccttcaaccatgtctctcctaaccatgggcgaaacacacagaggaaccccCCAGAACATCGCTACCTATGTAAGTGTATTAGTGTTACTTTAAAATCACGCCTTGCTAACTGATAAactaactgattttttttgggCATTCTTACTCTTTTCAGAACGTTCAACGCTTTCGCACTCGTAGTAAACATACCATTGCCCCGGACGAACGCATCATACCATACCTGAACATTGCTGGTTTCGGTCCGATTAGCAGGATTGCCGAGTCTTCAATTgaccacaagtttgttcttgctttgctAGAACGTTGGAGGCCAGAAacacacaccttccatcttccgacaggggagtgcaccatcacccttgAAGACGTCCATATGCTACTCGGCCTTCCTGTTGatggtaaggcaattaatggttgTGTTATGCAGGCGAATAGCTTATGCCAAGAGGCAATTGGAATAGACTTGATAGAAGGAGCCGTTGGTGCTAGGGGGCAAGGTGTTAACCTAAAGAGGTTAAAGGAGCATTATAAAAAGTTTCGCTTGGATGATGAGTCTACCCAAGAGACCATATTGCAGAAAACTAGGTGTTATGTATTGTTGcttattggaaacgttttgttcccgGATAGCACAGGTAACACGgttaactttatgtatcttcgtttgcTAATGGATTTTAGTAGAGTTGGTTTGTACAGCTGGGGGTCTGCGGTACTGGCTACCTTGTACCAGTCACTATGCAAAAACGCGGTTGCTGAGTCCTGCACATTCTACggatgcgccctgttggtgcaggtgtgggggtggtggaggatgcccatactggccccggttaacaaCGGTAGTTGGGACTTTCCGTATGCCTTGAGGTAAGTTTGTAGTATACCATTTTCTCTTTACACAATCTactccattctaactaaatcattatatttttttggtagatattgtgtgaaaaaaatggacttcacacgtAATCCTCGATCAAACATAACAATGTACCGATCTGTAATTGATCACCTTGGTCCCCATCAGGTATtatctctaattcttttcttCTGTTTTATAAGTATTTTCCGTAAATATTTTTTCCCTAAGTAATGTATAAATCTCATGCATGcagttcatatggcgaccgtATCTCGAGTGCGAGTATGAGCCTAGAGCGCAGGATGCAGAAATCTGGACGACAAAGTGCTGCTTAATCCGGTACAACATAATAGAAATGCATCACAGCGACCGGGTAATGCTTCAGTTTGGGATGCGTCAACGGATACCCGACCCTCctgttgacttgggagtgtggcacctaaaaagagtgaaccatcaatggacacaccaaaactggaaggattttgcacccgatcatCGCCAGATGTGGAAGAACCGTCGCCAGTATGTCCTAAACTTCCCCGTTAGTGACCACGAAATGAAACCATCTCCTGAATACATGAATTGGTATCGTACAGCCACAACCCCAAACTTGTTTCTTGCAGATCCGTTTTATTTAATTGATCCCCGTGCACAAAACTACTtcttgccacaacaacaacaaccagaagaagaaccacaacaacaacaacaacaacaacaacaacatgaacaacaacaactccgaCAACAACATCGACTTCAGCAACGACAACAAGAAAGCCTGCATCACCGCCAACAACAACTACTACAACAACAAagacaacaacaactccaggaacaacaacaactccagcaacaacaacaaaacatttTCAGCACTCCATCCCGTTCCGCACGCAACATCCGCCAATCAACTATGTTCCAATCACAATCTCAACCATTACAAGGGTATGAAGACCGCCATCCTTCCTCTGACCAATATCAAACCCACTCGCAACCATTCGGATTTTCATCATTTGCTGGGTCTTCGAGGGGATTCGGCCAAAACCTAACCCCTGGTACAtctagccttcatcttagtcccgacgatggGCCTTATGGCGAATCCTCTTACCGTGGCGCACCCTCCGGCTTCGCAACGCCTTCAAACCAATTCGGATTTaatcaaggtagttctagtgctgtTGGATGCTATGAACCCGAAGTCTTTTCTCATCCAACACCACCGCCACGACTAAACACATTTGAGGGAATGGGTTcccgactttacaacagcggttttccggataattatgggggcgtcgacgagttcatagacagcgatccacgcgaaatcccagtaccagcccccgtgacacaaacccaacaagaagcacaaaggggcaggggtagggctagggcaagaggcggtgtcaatattcgcggcggaaacaacgatcgcggtaaacgtCCCATTATAAGACCAAATTGCGGAACGGgtggctatcttggtgatggcCGTCATTGATCATTTTGCTGTACTTTTCATTAGTCTTCTGTGTCGTTTCTGAATTTGATTGTAACCGATGTTTAgcttttaaattatattgtaatcgatgttcagtttttaaaaaatattgtaatcgacgtttagtttttaatttatattgcaatCGATGTTACACTTTTGATAGTCGTTTTCTACATTACATTTTAAAGCCGAAAAAATTATTCTACTAATTTTTTTAAGTAACCttcataacaaataaaaaaatattatataaaattatcattttcccaatttaaatgaattaaaaaaaaattgaaaaaaaaaaataaaaaaaaaaggcccTAGAACTatggcgccaaatggtttggcttctagggcaaaaccctagacttatgagccattccatttggcgcatgcaATGGGAATTTTAGGGcaagccatttcatttggcgcatgcacccaaaataaacacctatgcgccatttcatttggcgcattcagtGTTCTGGTATGCCAAACCTAGACAgattggtaaataccccgaaaacatggtttttttcgtattttttttatgaaacctggatatttaaatttttttttcattgaaTCTCATCTAATctgtaataaacaaaataaaataaacttaaaaaaaagcccaaaatataagaaaaaaaacactGTTGTAACAATGgtgaagaaagaagtgaggtgaTGGAGGGTGGGAATGGGAACCGTCGCTCTTCTTTTTCCCAACCACGGCGCCACCAATTCCCTTTCACTGCAACCAATCAATCCAAAGTTTCAAACTTTTCTCAACGGGTGACTCCTCCTCCAACCACTGGTAGTAATAGTAACGCCTCTACCTCAGATTTCAACAAGGATTCACAAGGATCTTCCAATTTTGGGGGTTTACTTGGAACTTGTTCTTATATGTGCCCaggtaaaaatttaattaattagtgatTTACAATAACAAATTGAATTCTTTTTAGTTGTTAGTAGGATTGTTATTATCATTGCCAGATGCTAGCAGAGCTGCAATGTTGGATTTTATAtgataaagttttgttttttatgtaatttattGTTCTGTATGACGAGTTTTCATTGAATGGTTTTGCTTTTTACTTTTGAGTGCTAAAGCTTctttgtcttttattttattttatctaaaaatcGGGTATCCTCTGCGTGCAATTGCAGAGGCAATAATAGGCGGCAAACTCTCCCTAAGAGATTTAACACTGCTGCATGCCCAAGGCTGGATTCGGACCCAGGACCTCTTtgtcttttgaatttgaataatctACATTGAAGTTAGTAAGaggttaaattattaattaattaaatagagaTGATAAAAAAGAAAGTGACGCAAATAAAATGCTCTTGAGCACCGAGAAGCTATGAAGCACTGACACCTCTAGGAGTAAGCGTGTCCAGGTGTCCGACACTTATATGACACTCGTACGACACGTGTCGTAAAAGTTAGACAAGTGTCCCAAAACATATAGTTTT includes these proteins:
- the LOC131620162 gene encoding protein MAIN-LIKE 2-like translates to MGETHRGTPQNIATYNVQRFRTRSKHTIAPDERIIPYLNIAGFGPISRIAESSIDHKFVLALLERWRPETHTFHLPTGECTITLEDVHMLLGLPVDGKAINGCVMQANSLCQEAIGIDLIEGAVGARGQGVNLKRLKEHYKKFRLDDESTQETILQKTRCYVLLLIGNVLFPDSTGNTVNFMYLRLLMDFSRVGLYSWGSAVLATLYQSLCKNAVAESCTFYGCALSYGDRISSASMSLERRMQKSGRQSAA